The following proteins come from a genomic window of bacterium:
- a CDS encoding phage tail tape measure protein, whose translation MLDTMMKVSLTLIAFDKMSRVIKDAVSQSNEEFDKLQRKIRQVSETTKEIGQGLISAGAGMTAAGVGLGLAMQKPIKAFTDLEDAQTRMKVAFMTSSGVDSYFGKINKQTQILGMKLPGTTRDFTIMAARLKELGIAGKTISNGGLEGSAYLRVLLGDVSPEGVADITATFSKSLGIAEKDFVKFIDMIQRAKFGFGLDPEQFAYTLKYAGPIFKQLGISGYEQSKSVLALSGALAQAGIRGEQLGTSLRGIMLDIPGLDDKLETKKMKNINDQLKATGIYLQFFKNGKFLGIENMIKQIEQLNKLNQQDKLNVIKKLFGAEGATAISEMATQGLKGYNKAQQTLAKQADLQTRLNLVMGTFKNLWEAATGTLENTFAKFGGTISSELKNFAVFFNNMSDNIGKFVEKHPLLSKNIALTTLTLSAGLIVFGTLSLAIGTTCLMVSNLTSGYGKFLNYARDLTPVLRANAMQLLKFLGLNTTFHNRQITANVTRAGNPLGIDLSKFNFKTSIMADIKRIDNNLREGLIKTFKEFPANTLKATTSLKEWAKASIRAIPGNFTNGLKAIKSGFLDLPSKIRVAIVAFRAFSLTLLTSPIGWIALAIGTAAFLVYKYWKPITGFFRGVFKGLKEGLAPLQPAFNSLAKALSPILVPLKAVWNWFKKLIQPVQDTGNAAEKMGVKFGKVLAQIILKITDIIKKMFQLGAKIADFLSFGILSKTANTQKAISKHAQIIRDHLPHSPAKMGPLKDLHKTKIMETIAATIKPAPLFTAMNKALSFKAKPITMGNSRQASSGANISINYNPNVSINGASPQAKEDFAQMLKQHKDEILKLIKAESQRKVRLAY comes from the coding sequence ATGTTAGACACAATGATGAAAGTATCTTTAACCCTTATCGCCTTTGACAAAATGTCACGGGTTATTAAAGATGCCGTTAGTCAGTCTAATGAAGAGTTTGACAAACTTCAAAGAAAAATAAGACAAGTATCTGAAACTACAAAAGAAATCGGACAAGGGCTTATTTCTGCCGGTGCCGGTATGACAGCAGCAGGAGTCGGATTAGGGCTTGCAATGCAAAAACCGATAAAAGCATTTACCGATCTCGAAGATGCTCAAACAAGAATGAAAGTTGCCTTTATGACAAGCTCGGGAGTCGATTCATACTTTGGCAAAATAAATAAACAGACTCAAATACTCGGAATGAAACTGCCCGGAACAACAAGAGACTTTACCATTATGGCAGCAAGATTAAAGGAGCTCGGTATTGCAGGTAAAACTATTTCAAACGGAGGACTTGAAGGTTCAGCATATTTAAGAGTATTGCTTGGCGATGTTTCTCCTGAAGGAGTCGCTGATATTACGGCAACTTTTTCAAAAAGTCTTGGCATTGCCGAAAAAGATTTTGTGAAATTTATAGATATGATTCAAAGGGCTAAATTCGGATTCGGGCTTGATCCTGAGCAGTTTGCCTACACCTTAAAATATGCAGGTCCCATTTTTAAGCAACTCGGTATCTCCGGCTATGAGCAGAGCAAGTCCGTTCTTGCTCTCTCGGGAGCCTTAGCTCAAGCAGGCATTAGAGGAGAACAATTAGGAACTTCCTTGAGAGGAATTATGCTCGATATTCCGGGGCTTGACGACAAATTAGAAACTAAAAAAATGAAAAATATTAATGACCAGCTTAAAGCCACAGGTATTTATCTTCAATTTTTCAAAAACGGCAAATTTCTCGGCATCGAAAATATGATTAAACAAATTGAACAGCTTAATAAATTAAATCAGCAGGATAAACTAAATGTCATTAAAAAGCTGTTTGGAGCTGAAGGAGCCACTGCAATATCAGAAATGGCAACCCAAGGATTAAAAGGATATAACAAGGCTCAGCAAACTCTTGCCAAACAGGCTGATTTGCAAACACGATTAAATCTCGTTATGGGAACCTTTAAAAACCTGTGGGAAGCTGCAACGGGTACTCTTGAAAATACTTTTGCGAAATTCGGCGGTACAATCTCATCAGAATTAAAAAACTTTGCTGTTTTCTTTAATAATATGTCAGATAATATCGGCAAATTTGTTGAAAAACATCCGCTGTTATCTAAAAACATAGCTTTAACCACCCTGACTTTAAGCGCCGGTTTAATAGTTTTTGGTACTTTAAGCCTTGCAATAGGCACAACTTGTCTGATGGTTTCAAATCTGACTTCCGGTTATGGAAAATTTTTAAATTATGCAAGAGATTTAACCCCTGTCTTAAGAGCAAATGCAATGCAGTTATTAAAATTCCTTGGATTAAATACAACTTTTCACAATCGTCAAATCACCGCAAATGTCACAAGAGCAGGCAATCCTCTGGGGATTGATTTATCAAAATTTAATTTTAAAACAAGCATAATGGCGGATATTAAAAGAATTGACAATAATTTAAGAGAAGGGCTGATAAAAACTTTTAAAGAATTTCCTGCAAATACCTTAAAAGCCACAACTTCATTAAAAGAATGGGCAAAGGCTTCAATCAGAGCAATCCCCGGTAATTTTACTAACGGATTAAAAGCAATTAAATCGGGCTTTTTAGATTTGCCTTCAAAAATACGAGTAGCAATAGTAGCCTTCAGAGCTTTTTCGCTTACCCTTTTAACCTCTCCTATCGGCTGGATTGCTCTTGCAATCGGCACTGCTGCATTCCTTGTATATAAATATTGGAAGCCGATTACAGGATTTTTTAGAGGCGTTTTTAAAGGATTAAAAGAAGGACTCGCTCCTTTACAGCCAGCGTTTAATTCGCTTGCCAAAGCCTTATCGCCTATATTAGTTCCTCTAAAAGCTGTTTGGAATTGGTTTAAAAAATTAATTCAGCCTGTTCAGGATACTGGTAATGCTGCTGAGAAAATGGGAGTCAAGTTTGGCAAGGTTTTAGCTCAAATAATTCTTAAAATTACAGATATAATTAAGAAAATGTTTCAATTAGGAGCAAAAATAGCTGATTTTCTTTCATTTGGAATACTGTCTAAAACCGCTAATACTCAAAAAGCAATAAGCAAGCACGCACAAATAATCAGGGATCATCTGCCTCACTCCCCTGCCAAAATGGGACCGCTTAAAGATTTGCATAAAACAAAAATTATGGAAACCATAGCCGCAACAATAAAACCGGCACCGCTATTTACTGCAATGAATAAAGCACTGAGCTTTAAAGCAAAACCAATCACTATGGGGAATTCAAGACAAGCAAGCTCCGGAGCAAATATTTCTATAAATTATAATCCGAATGTTTCAATAAACGGCGCAAGCCCACAGGCTAAAGAAGATTTTGCTCAGATGCTGAAACAACATAAAGATGAAATTCTCAAGCTGATAAAAGCAGAAAGCCAAAGAAAAGTGAGGTTAGCTTATTAA
- a CDS encoding phage tail protein, with product MFAQLGNIQFNLITYFNGLDDVQKHNFAEHQTIESKPKLQFIGDELDELNIKLNFHSSFCVPETEIKKLKDTAKKHQELAFILGNGKYVGKYVIQEISSTTQQCDKFGNLLSIEAEIKLKEWSENNVKVKKKAKKQTTKMKPSVKTAKKTAKTPKQIVRQQ from the coding sequence ATGTTTGCTCAATTAGGAAATATTCAATTTAACCTGATAACGTACTTTAACGGTCTTGATGATGTTCAAAAGCACAACTTTGCCGAGCATCAGACTATTGAAAGCAAGCCAAAACTGCAATTTATCGGCGATGAACTGGATGAATTAAATATTAAGCTGAATTTTCACTCTTCTTTTTGTGTTCCCGAAACAGAAATCAAAAAACTTAAAGATACTGCTAAAAAACATCAGGAATTAGCTTTTATCCTCGGTAACGGCAAATATGTTGGCAAATATGTAATTCAAGAAATATCCTCAACAACGCAGCAATGCGATAAATTTGGCAATCTTTTATCAATAGAAGCAGAAATCAAACTAAAAGAATGGAGCGAAAACAATGTAAAAGTTAAGAAAAAAGCAAAAAAACAAACTACTAAGATGAAGCCGTCTGTAAAAACGGCAAAGAAAACCGCTAAAACGCCCAAGCAGATAGTCAGACAGCAATGA
- a CDS encoding tail protein X has protein sequence MTKNELASGIPAAADFYEYITKDGDRWDLIAYEFYSDATLYEGIITANPEVAIIPILPSGLKLKIPVIEDNNQIQFELPPWRL, from the coding sequence ATGACGAAAAATGAGTTGGCAAGCGGCATTCCTGCTGCCGCAGATTTTTATGAATACATTACAAAAGACGGCGACAGGTGGGACTTGATTGCTTATGAGTTTTACTCGGATGCAACTCTTTATGAAGGAATAATCACAGCTAATCCCGAAGTCGCAATAATCCCGATACTCCCATCAGGATTAAAACTTAAAATCCCTGTCATAGAAGACAATAATCAGATTCAGTTCGAATTACCGCCGTGGAGATTATAG